In Littorina saxatilis isolate snail1 linkage group LG8, US_GU_Lsax_2.0, whole genome shotgun sequence, a single genomic region encodes these proteins:
- the LOC138972246 gene encoding smoothelin-like protein 1, with amino-acid sequence MADSWKWLSFFIFLSALLSAYYVKGDNSPTINAAQKTALQNKGDQKHPSPQPHSVGAPNQNGLINHNGAAQNQNGNLNHNVEPKQGTQNEANHEDHKASGKEKQPEHGNPNKKPNQNKDGKKNEANNHNEATKQAEAHNQNEANKQNEATKQNEAHKQAEANSKPQTGPKAKETDMGIQPVPDNKPQDNKPKTADHFVAISDEEIKKLLGTAQKKNDKGFDGEKKPQGKETPLNDDDENGAALKPLASDAGLGSPGNETFAHLGVSDVMEDVKYVMLSACVAVVGVALLVIVATATMTKKRRRPYERCRGFGDECEMRSNFQLVNHDERLGRRDSANYLL; translated from the exons ATGGCGGACAGTTGGAAATGGTTGTCTTTCTTCATATTTCTTTCTGCGCTCCTCTCTGCGTATTATG TCAAGGGAGACAATTCCCCCACCATCAACGCAGCCCAAAAGACCGCTCTTCAAAACAAAGGGGACCAAAAACACCCTTCGCCTCAACCTCACAGCGTCGGTGCACCAAATCAGAATGGATTAATTAATCACAACGGTGCAGCACAGAACCAGAATGGAAATCTGAACCACAACGTCGAGCCGAAACAGGGGACCCAGAATGAAGCCAACCATGAAGACCACAAAGCAAGCGGGAAAGAGAAACAACCAGAACATGGAAACCCCAACAAGAAACCCAATCAGAATAAAGACGGCAAGAAGAATGAAGCAAACAATCACAATGAAGCGACCAAGCAGGCTGAAGCGCACAATCAGaatgaagcaaacaaacaaaatgaagcGACCAAGCAGAATGAAGCGCACAAACAGGCTGAAGCTAACTCCAAACCGCAAACGGGTCCGAAAGCCAAAGAAACTGACATGGGAATCCAACCGGTACCAGACAACAAACCGCAGGACAACAAACCAAAAACAGCCGACCACTTCGTAGCCATAAGCGATGAGGAAATCAAGAAGCTGTTGGGCACTGCGCAAAAGAAGAACGACAAAGGCTTTGATGGAGAGAAGAAACCCCAAGGAAAAGAAACTCCACtcaacgacgacgatgaaaaCGGAGCCGCGCTCAAACCGCTAGCCAGTGATGCAGGACTAGGATCACCCGGCAATGAAACCTTCGCTCACCTTGGCGTCTCTGACGTCATGGAAGACGTCAAGTACGTCATGCTGTCCGCGTGCGTGGCGGTGGTTGGCGTGGCGCTGCTGGTCATCGTGGCGACGGCGACGATGACGAAAAAGCGACGACGACCGTACGAGCGATGCAGGGGATTCGGTGATGAATGCGAGATGAGAAGCAACTTTCAGCTGGTCAACCATGACGAGCGTCTCGGGAGACGTGACTCTGCCAACTACCTTTTGTAG
- the LOC138973210 gene encoding large ribosomal subunit protein bL17m-like, translating to MRFLLCTVFKWFAGFHSELSVLVALHASSGTLVHIKMLRFRIRTRPRKMASLEGLGSGPEGRLKRLRKHVTALIRHERLETTYAQCDETRGYAEKLITMAVRNGDRDKHTMEMADYWLLEKDLIHKLFKVLVPRYQSLPATATSIHRISTEYPGDGRHMGVLELKGNPWPPVRPQPRNTRLHLHNIQLEEAKKEYHQERLRAKSAAAAVPPEGSSVDGPAGSSVDPDPIDSESESGESKNSGDSSKR from the exons ATGCGGTTCCTACTTTGCACGGTTTTCAAATGGTTTGCTGGTTTCCATTCAGAGTTGTCTGTTCTTGTCGCCCTCCATGCTTCCAGTGGCACACTCGTTCACATCAAAATGTTACGATTTCGCATTAGAACTCGTCCCAGAAAAATGGCCAGTTTGGAGGGACTGGGCAGCGGGCCTGAAGGACGACTAAAGCGGTTGAGGAAGCATGTGACAGCACTGATTCGTCACGAGCGACTCGAAACGACGTACGCACAATGCGATGAAACCAGAGGTTATGCAGAAAAA TTAATCACTATGGCTGTGCGGAATGgggacagagacaaacatacaATGGAGATGGCAGATTATTGGCTGCTG GAGAAGGATCTGATCCACAAGCTGTTCAAAGTGTTGGTGCCTCGCTACCAGTCCTTACCCGCCACGGCCACATCCATCCATCGAATCTCCACTGAGTATCCAGGGGATGGCAGACACATGGGGGTGCTAGAACTGAAAG GTAATCCGTGGCCTCCAGTACGCCCTCAACCACGCAACACACGCCTCCATCTTCACAACATTCAGCTGGAGGAGGCTAAGAAGGAATACCACCAGGAGAGACTCCGCGCAAAATCTGCCGCAGCGGCCGTACCACCTGAGGGGAGTTCTGTAGACGGACCTGCTGGTAGCTCTGTGGATCCGGATCCGATCGATTCTGAATCAGAATCGGGTGAATCAAAAAACAGTGGAGACTCGTCCAAGAGATGA